A stretch of Candidatus Poribacteria bacterium DNA encodes these proteins:
- a CDS encoding DUF4145 domain-containing protein — protein MKNHSLWRFGESGYSGSNLSKYNIICPFCMENGNFETVHHEEKTKPNSSKTLNFDTLKCGNCAGYVLVFWSASEHGNIHDSLVIPQARRTESYPEHWPEEVGIYWVESRRVVEDGNWYTGASSARNALQAALRCHPDWDGNAKRSLIQEIDDFASKGHLPPIMKEWSNEVRLLGNISSHPIPGRDSIEPKDVYDIMEFLEFLLTYLYDLPERINQYKNRNKK, from the coding sequence ATGAAGAATCATAGTTTGTGGCGTTTCGGTGAATCAGGCTATTCGGGAAGTAACTTGTCTAAATACAATATCATTTGTCCATTCTGTATGGAGAACGGTAATTTTGAAACTGTACATCATGAAGAGAAGACAAAACCGAATTCATCAAAGACACTAAATTTTGATACACTTAAGTGTGGGAACTGTGCTGGATATGTCTTAGTTTTTTGGTCTGCCAGTGAGCATGGGAACATCCACGACTCTCTGGTTATACCTCAGGCAAGACGGACGGAAAGTTATCCTGAACACTGGCCAGAAGAAGTTGGCATATATTGGGTTGAGTCGAGAAGGGTTGTTGAGGATGGTAATTGGTATACTGGGGCATCATCGGCGCGAAACGCACTGCAAGCAGCATTGAGATGTCACCCAGATTGGGATGGTAATGCGAAAAGATCCTTGATACAGGAAATTGATGATTTTGCCTCAAAAGGGCATTTACCCCCGATCATGAAAGAATGGTCTAACGAGGTAAGACTGCTTGGTAATATCTCTTCGCATCCAATTCCTGGAAGAGACTCAATAGAACCTAAAGATGTATATGACATAATGGAATTCTTGGAGTTTTTATTAACTTATCTCTATGATCTCCCTGAAAGGATCAATCAGTATAAAAATAGGAACAAGAAATAA
- a CDS encoding DEAD/DEAH box helicase yields the protein MIDISQFKEQLKEFDALRDDDEIQTGTVEHMQPQHVKEWPSELHSSVRNALIHAGITTPYKHQAEAISRSLNGTDIVLESPTASGKTLAFSAPMLDALVRNPGSHALMIYPMKALAFDQREQIEKLCEPLRIESFPYDGDTDKEHRDLLRNYPIPILLTNPEYLNMSFLAYKEQWEGFLRNLRYVIIDEMHEYRGFFGANMALLLRRFFLHLDRIGANPRVFLSTATCANPAEHAENLIGRNIEVISARDMFRPKRHFVFVNPAIPDFRYREIFRLRIEQAALSILANQLQTLVFCPTKRFLEDALINCKRKAEEQGLNPDDISPFYADMKSDDRREIQQKIKDGEIRIVFTTNALELGLDIGGLDGVILAGFPSNIMSAWQQIGRAGRGWNKEAFVLFYAMNDPIDRFFVGNLDTFLNKPLDELVIDPSNEELIRRHLPSLTYETDGELSSDEEHILGSAFYDISQMNTGTVPKGFKPHQNLNIRGSIGQSFELKRGNEKLGQISEMRRFREAYIGATFTFFRRKYSVHAHEADAVVLTDTEHNLRTDPSFFTVLMPTAVFNGVAYGEIEVYYGVLNLTMNFTGYRIVDERTGEPRELHQTNDAYYQNNLHAFWINVPPSERTTDGISALEHIIRVGGMFVIPADRFDTSTYSKIRDEATAFYYENYSGGIGVAKKLFSVWQDVLKKGIEIAESCECRSGCQNCIEPAKNYNTGNADDKIDKRSGIALATHILEEAKRGPDRRFQDGMMISV from the coding sequence ATGATTGATATTTCGCAATTCAAGGAACAACTGAAAGAATTTGATGCATTGCGTGACGATGATGAAATACAAACTGGAACTGTTGAGCACATGCAGCCTCAGCACGTAAAGGAGTGGCCCTCTGAATTACACTCATCCGTACGCAATGCTCTTATCCACGCCGGAATCACTACTCCCTACAAACACCAAGCAGAGGCGATCAGTAGATCGCTGAATGGGACAGATATAGTTTTGGAATCTCCCACCGCCAGTGGTAAGACTTTGGCATTCTCGGCACCGATGCTTGACGCTTTGGTACGCAATCCGGGTTCTCATGCACTCATGATCTATCCAATGAAAGCCTTAGCCTTTGACCAGAGAGAACAGATTGAAAAACTTTGTGAGCCGCTTCGGATTGAATCATTTCCTTATGATGGGGACACAGACAAGGAACATAGAGATCTACTACGGAATTATCCGATACCAATTCTATTGACCAATCCTGAATACTTGAACATGTCATTCTTAGCTTATAAGGAACAGTGGGAAGGGTTTTTGCGTAATTTACGGTATGTTATTATTGATGAGATGCATGAATATCGCGGTTTTTTCGGTGCTAACATGGCACTTTTACTACGCCGCTTTTTTCTCCATCTGGATCGTATCGGAGCGAATCCACGTGTATTCCTATCAACTGCGACTTGTGCTAATCCTGCGGAGCATGCCGAAAATCTTATAGGGCGGAACATTGAGGTTATATCAGCAAGAGATATGTTCCGTCCGAAACGCCACTTTGTCTTCGTGAATCCTGCTATTCCTGATTTCAGATATAGAGAAATTTTTAGGCTACGGATTGAGCAAGCTGCCTTAAGTATTCTTGCCAATCAGTTGCAAACCCTTGTGTTTTGTCCAACGAAACGATTCCTTGAAGATGCCCTTATCAATTGTAAGCGGAAGGCGGAAGAACAAGGACTCAACCCGGATGACATATCCCCGTTCTACGCTGATATGAAAAGTGATGATCGACGGGAAATACAACAAAAAATTAAAGATGGTGAAATTCGTATTGTATTCACGACCAATGCTTTAGAATTGGGACTGGACATTGGTGGGTTGGATGGAGTCATACTTGCAGGATTCCCTTCCAATATTATGTCTGCTTGGCAACAGATTGGGCGCGCAGGACGCGGCTGGAACAAAGAGGCTTTTGTGCTGTTTTATGCTATGAATGACCCAATAGATCGTTTTTTCGTCGGAAACTTGGACACTTTCTTAAACAAACCGTTGGATGAATTAGTTATTGATCCTTCTAATGAAGAACTCATTCGGAGGCACCTTCCATCTCTTACCTATGAAACAGATGGAGAGTTGTCTTCTGATGAGGAGCACATTCTCGGTAGCGCGTTTTATGATATATCTCAAATGAATACCGGAACAGTTCCAAAGGGCTTCAAACCGCATCAGAACTTGAACATCCGTGGGAGTATCGGCCAGTCTTTTGAATTGAAGCGAGGTAACGAGAAGCTCGGACAAATTTCGGAGATGCGGCGGTTTCGGGAAGCTTACATCGGTGCCACTTTCACTTTCTTTCGTCGAAAGTACTCTGTGCATGCCCATGAGGCAGATGCTGTTGTCTTGACTGATACTGAGCATAATCTCAGAACAGATCCGAGTTTTTTCACTGTGCTGATGCCAACAGCCGTTTTCAATGGAGTCGCTTATGGTGAAATTGAAGTATACTATGGTGTTCTGAATCTCACCATGAATTTCACCGGTTACAGAATAGTAGATGAACGCACAGGCGAGCCAAGGGAACTGCACCAAACAAATGATGCATACTATCAGAACAATCTACATGCCTTTTGGATAAATGTTCCACCAAGTGAACGTACCACTGACGGAATCAGTGCGCTGGAGCACATTATCCGCGTCGGAGGAATGTTTGTCATTCCAGCGGACCGATTTGACACAAGTACCTACTCAAAGATTCGTGATGAAGCGACCGCTTTCTATTACGAAAACTACTCTGGTGGTATTGGTGTTGCAAAAAAACTTTTCAGCGTCTGGCAAGATGTACTGAAGAAAGGCATTGAAATCGCTGAAAGTTGTGAATGTCGGTCGGGGTGTCAGAATTGTATTGAGCCTGCAAAAAATTACAATACTGGAAACGCTGACGACAAAATAGATAAAAGAAGTGGTATTGCGTTGGCAACACATATTCTTGAGGAGGCAAAGCGAGGACCTGATAGGAGATTCCAAGACGGGATGATGATTTCAGTTTAA